One Dialister invisus DSM 15470 genomic region harbors:
- the murB gene encoding UDP-N-acetylmuramate dehydrogenase, with translation MVAYTELFSSFLRKNQIKLNEPMSRHTTFGIGGAADCFVMPETIEELQKVIVEVTKANVPFFILGGGANLLVRDKGIRGVVIYTGRLQSIIHEGNRLRVAAGVSTAKAAKAAMEYGLSGMEFAAGIPGTIGGAAYMNAGAYNGEMADIVVSVLSCNRNGQLSVYNKSKLHYDYRHSLFMENGEIIVEITVELAPGNIHDIEVMMEEFNRRRRMKQPLEKKSAGSTFKRPAGYFVGQMIEEMGLKGFAVGDAKVSMKHAGFLINDGHASCTDMMNLISEIKRRVFDGYGVELMTEVQIVGEE, from the coding sequence ATGGTTGCATATACGGAATTATTTTCTTCTTTTTTAAGAAAGAATCAAATTAAGCTGAATGAACCCATGAGCCGTCACACAACATTTGGTATCGGTGGGGCAGCGGACTGTTTTGTTATGCCTGAAACGATAGAGGAGCTGCAGAAAGTCATTGTGGAGGTCACTAAAGCGAATGTGCCGTTTTTTATTCTTGGGGGCGGCGCAAATTTGCTTGTTCGTGATAAAGGAATCCGCGGTGTAGTGATTTATACGGGACGGCTGCAGTCTATTATTCATGAAGGAAACCGGCTCCGTGTAGCTGCGGGTGTTTCTACGGCAAAGGCTGCCAAGGCGGCAATGGAGTATGGCCTTTCAGGGATGGAATTTGCCGCCGGTATTCCCGGAACTATAGGTGGAGCGGCGTACATGAATGCTGGTGCGTATAACGGGGAGATGGCAGATATTGTGGTGTCTGTTCTTTCCTGTAATCGGAATGGGCAGTTGTCTGTTTACAATAAATCGAAGCTTCATTATGATTACCGCCACAGTCTTTTTATGGAGAATGGTGAAATAATTGTGGAAATTACAGTGGAGCTTGCACCTGGTAATATTCATGACATAGAAGTAATGATGGAAGAGTTTAATCGCCGCCGCCGCATGAAGCAGCCGTTGGAGAAGAAGAGTGCAGGAAGTACGTTTAAGCGTCCTGCTGGATATTTTGTGGGGCAAATGATTGAGGAGATGGGACTAAAGGGATTTGCCGTAGGTGATGCAAAGGTAAGCATGAAACATGCTGGGTTCCTTATCAATGACGGACATGCGTCCTGTACGGATATGATGAACCTGATTTCTGAAATTAAGCGCCGGGTTTTTGATGGGTATGGTGTGGAACTTATGACGGAAGTGCAAATTGTAGGAGAAGAGTAG
- the miaB gene encoding tRNA (N6-isopentenyl adenosine(37)-C2)-methylthiotransferase MiaB, which yields MKEVSFDKKYFIETYGCQMNESDTERISGQLEELGYVPADILDDADVVILNTCSIRQNAEEKVYGKIGEVKKLKGKKPGVLLGIAGCMAQENKGKLIERMPVIDFVIGPYHIHDLKDIVSRRGAEGSHVVMTQMNPNRVNDYSELHSVRKSRIFAWVPIMQGCNKFCTYCIVPYVRGRETSRTIDDICREIEKLAREGYKEITLLGQNVNSYGLDFHDGTDFGSLIHAIDKIDGIKRVRYMTSHPKDMTFGMVDAMAASPKVVRHMHLPVQHGANEILRRMNRGYTIERFKELLKYVREKMPGITVTTDLITGFPGETEDMHEETLTLLKEMKFDSAYTFIYSPRRGTPAARMTNQVSDAVCHRRLQEIMNVENEISLSLNKEMEGKVYTVIAEGETKQNPDNWFGRTSGNKMVIFPKAGSLSVGDILKVRVDTAQTWILKGTIVE from the coding sequence TTGAAAGAAGTGTCTTTTGATAAGAAATATTTTATAGAAACCTATGGCTGCCAGATGAATGAAAGCGATACGGAACGTATCAGCGGGCAGCTGGAAGAGCTTGGCTATGTGCCGGCGGATATATTGGATGATGCCGATGTTGTTATTCTGAATACCTGCAGTATCCGGCAGAATGCAGAAGAGAAAGTATATGGCAAAATTGGAGAGGTAAAGAAATTAAAGGGGAAGAAGCCCGGTGTCCTTTTGGGGATTGCCGGATGCATGGCGCAGGAAAATAAAGGAAAGCTTATTGAGCGTATGCCGGTGATCGATTTTGTTATTGGACCATACCATATCCATGATTTAAAGGATATTGTTTCCCGCAGGGGGGCAGAAGGTTCGCATGTGGTCATGACGCAGATGAATCCGAACCGCGTGAATGATTACAGTGAACTTCATTCTGTGAGAAAAAGCCGGATTTTTGCTTGGGTACCTATTATGCAGGGATGCAATAAGTTCTGTACTTATTGTATTGTGCCTTATGTCCGCGGCAGGGAAACAAGCCGTACGATTGATGATATTTGTCGTGAGATTGAGAAACTTGCCCGAGAAGGGTATAAAGAAATCACTCTTCTTGGTCAGAATGTCAATTCCTATGGACTTGATTTTCATGATGGTACGGATTTCGGCAGTCTGATTCACGCCATTGACAAGATTGACGGAATTAAGCGTGTTCGTTATATGACGTCTCATCCCAAGGATATGACTTTTGGAATGGTGGATGCTATGGCTGCTTCACCCAAGGTGGTGCGCCATATGCATCTTCCCGTTCAGCATGGGGCGAATGAAATACTGCGGCGGATGAACCGCGGATACACAATTGAGCGTTTTAAGGAGCTTCTAAAGTACGTCCGGGAAAAGATGCCTGGCATCACTGTGACGACTGATCTGATCACTGGATTTCCTGGCGAGACGGAGGACATGCATGAGGAAACGCTTACACTCCTTAAAGAAATGAAGTTTGATTCAGCCTATACCTTTATTTATTCTCCCCGCAGAGGAACTCCTGCGGCGCGTATGACAAATCAGGTGTCTGATGCTGTCTGCCACCGCCGTTTGCAGGAAATCATGAATGTGGAAAATGAAATCAGTCTTTCTCTTAATAAGGAAATGGAAGGGAAGGTGTATACTGTCATTGCGGAAGGGGAAACAAAACAGAATCCTGATAATTGGTTCGGTCGTACATCAGGCAATAAGATGGTTATTTTTCCTAAGGCAGGGTCTCTTTCTGTGGGCGACATTTTGAAGGTGCGTGTAGATACGGCGCAGACCTGGATATTAAAAGGAACTATTGTGGAGTGA